The genomic DNA GTCTTTGTTTGCTCCTAATTTCTCAAAGATCGATTGTTCTTTGACATATTTCCCTATTTACTTCTTATAGGACATCTGATTAATTATACTGCATGGTGGGATAGTAGTCAAGTGGGAAATAGGCACCAGAAATCCGAAGCAGAACACATAACATTGTTGACTTGCAAAATATTAAGGGTTTGCGGGATTTCTGATTCGATTCCACAGATTGCAAAGCTACGGGATTTCACTGATTATGGAATAGACATGAAAATTGTATTAAGTTCTAATTTGAATAGTTCTACTTTGTTTTTTGGATAGGAAGTAACCTACAATCAAGACCAAGGAGACAATTATTCTAATTACTTTTCAATAAAAAAGGCGCCCTTTTACAGGCGCCTTTTGATCAGTATCTTTTAAAACTACTTTTTTGCCGGGGCTTGGGCTTCTGCTTCTTTTCCTTTTTCTTCCGGTTTCTCGCCTTTTTTTATCTTTTTTTCTTTTTTCTGTCTTACGACGAGCTCTATCATTACTACCAACGCATCATCGCCTTTTCTGTTTTTATACTTTATTATCCTGGTGTAGCCGCCGTTCCTGTCTTTAAAACGCGGGGCTATAACATTTAGGAGCTTAAAGAGCACGCTCTTTTCTTTGATAGACTGCTCAATGCGGCGTATATTTGAAAGTCCGCCTTTTTTTGCCAGTGTAATGAGTTTTTCGGCGCTTCCCCGGAGTACCTTCGCTTTTGCCAGAGTTGTTACGATCCTCTCTGACTTAAATAACGAAGTTTCCAGGTTCTTAATCAGCGCCTTTCTT from Candidatus Firestonebacteria bacterium RIFOXYD2_FULL_39_29 includes the following:
- a CDS encoding 50S ribosomal protein L17 → MRHRVNGNRLSRVYEVRKALIKNLETSLFKSERIVTTLAKAKVLRGSAEKLITLAKKGGLSNIRRIEQSIKEKSVLFKLLNVIAPRFKDRNGGYTRIIKYKNRKGDDALVVMIELVVRQKKEKKIKKGEKPEEKGKEAEAQAPAKK